CACAATAGTCAATGACTACAATTTGGTAGGATGTTGACAATCACTCCATGAACGTATTACACCGACCATTTTACATTCACATCCAAATCAACTTCCATGATTAAGGATGATAAAAGTGTACATTCGATACACTAAAGAACCATTATCTTGATAGTACATCACTGGAATCACATTGTTTGATCCTTCTGGATGTCGAACTATAACTTTGAAAGAGATCAGCAACTTGCAGTGCCATCGGTAACAAGTTCAAATTCGGTACATTGACCGAACAGTGTTGAATAGATCAATTCTCATtgtgagaaaaataaaaatcaaagccAAGTGATGGAGAGAGCTAACCAAGCCACTGTTCAGCACGGCGTTCACCACCACCTCCGACAGCATGACGGATGCTAATCTTCTCACGTGCATACTTCTCCTGAAGATATTCAAATGCATTCATGTCAAGTTTACCGGTCACGGACTTCCCTTGTTTTCTTCTGATATGTTGTTCCCTAATTGAAGCCCATAGCTTCTCAATCGCATCTCTTTGTCGAGCCGTGAACTTGTCTATGTTGTCAAAAGCATGCTTAACCAGTATATCAATAACAGTTTGAGCCCTGAGAAAACCAAAGGCATGACATCAGTGCACAACGTTGAATGCTTGTATAGAAGCAATAAAAGCACAAACAGTGTATCATGTGACAAATTTCGATGATCTTACCATGGCACTTTATAACGACGTGCAGCTATTTCCAAACATAATAGTAAAACCTCTCTTTGAGATTTGATAAATCTCTTaggttcttctgcttcttcttccttttggTTTGAAGTTGTCACATCCTTTCCTCTCGCTCTTTCGTCTTTCTTGGATTTGCTTGGAAGCAAAACATCTAACCCAAATGGATCAGAAACATGGATCTTCGTTTCGGACAAAGTAGCTGATGTAGTAGTACCCAGTTCAGCAGTGTCTTTGCCTACTGCTTTGTTTTCAGCTAGTGCCAGTGCTGCAGCTTCTTCTTTGTCATCATCTACTGTAGCATGAGGGAGGCTAGATATTGCATCTTTGATCTTTCCTGCTGCTTTTGAGTACTAAAGAATAACAATTGTCAGTTACAAAGTAGGTACAAAAACTATAAAGAAAAAGATTGCTATAACAATTCATTATGTTTATACTATATCATCACCAAAACCATTTAAtaaacatatcttgatgtttattatcgaTATAATTGCAAGCATTAAGTTACTGCAATTGTCAGGAAACACATTTCTGCAGGGTTCCAAAGCAAACAATCACTAATTAGTAAAAACATGTTAACATGTTACTGCTAAAAGGTCTAATAGCCCATCAGAAGaattatatgatattttatgagTTCAAAAATGCATACCACAAAGCTGTCATCGGTATAAAGATCATTTGCAACCACCGCCTGCAAAGTCCACGTTGCCAGCTGATTTTTCTGCTCTTTACTAAAACACTGCATCTCATGAGAAAATCAAGAATAGGTAAGGACAATCTTTTTTCAACAGTATATCAACTGAATCAGAGAGAATGTATTTTGGAACAAGGAAACATTAGGTAGAGTAGAAAAATGGTTTTAGAATAAACACAAGATTCCGTCAAAGTTCTGAAGCATCAAAAGCTCTCTACATTCTGTCAAATACTACTGACATGTTGAAAGCCCATCCTGCAGATATTACCACAATCAAGCGGATAAAGATATGTAAAGACTCTGAAAAGCTAACCTCTGCAACATCTTGAACTGCTGAAAATAAGGCTTGATAATCCATTCTCAGTGAAGGCTCATTACAAACTGATGGCGAAGCCATTGCAGCTTCCAGAATATCAAAAAACTGATTGCTAGTTCCTGACTTGACACTTCCAGCTTGGATTAGTTGCACAGCAAGTTTTGAtgctttgctgaactttgcaggaTTCTTTATGTGTGATGCTATCTTTTGCATTGCTTCTATAACTTGTGCCTCTGTAGCATCAACACTTGTTCTGAACCTTAGGCGCTTCTGAGGTGCTGCAAAAGTATGTCAAGTTGTTTAGTTTTACAAAATGCAACAAATTGAAATCCTAAAAATAGTCCCAGTGCAAAAGAAGATAATTACCATAACCACAACCATCAAGCCTTAACCCAACTAATTGGGTGGCTTTTAGTGATTCTCATTCATCAATCCTTCCTAGTAAGGCAGCAAAAGAGAATATTACATGAAACTAaccaaattttttaaaaatatcatgtTTCTAGCACAAACATGGTCTAGTATTCACAAATATTCATAAGACACAACTCAAAATTCCAAGAGACTTCTAGTACCTTAACTTGGATCTGCTTGAGATGTAACTAAACCATATATAAGAAGAAAGTTAGAAATATATGCTCAGAACCTAGAACATTTATCTTTGCAAGTAGTATGAAGCTCTATGTGTTTGACCCAAAAAAGCAAGTCACATTACAGATTTTACTGCAACAGCAACTGCATGAAAAAATTTTACCTAGCTTTATTCAGAGTTATCCAGATGATTCCACTTGGTTTGCTACAAGGAAGCTGCTTAGTCAAGTTCCACAGTTAGTTGAAGATTCTTCATAAAGTACTAAAATAATAAGGGTCGATATCACTAATATTAAGAAGTTCAAGAGTCTCAGAAGAAGCAGGTATATGTATTCATTTGAGGTTGTATCTttccataaaattttataatttggaAACACACTTGTACTTATGTCGAAGAGTTTTCATAGAAACTAAGACAAGCCTTACAACAGCCAAATAGCTTAGGAAACGAAGAGGGGAAGATTAGTAATTTCAGTTAAAATCCTTATTAGTTTCATATCAATTTCAAGCAAAAAGCTGAACTATAATTGTCATATCATATGAGCATACTCCATCTCATCTTTTAGAGTCACCACTGCAGACTTTCTTTAAATTGTTCCAATATTTCAGTCACAAAAACAAAAATCTCATCCAGCAAGCAGTCAAAAAAGTAATCAAATATTAATTTAACCACTCAGATACATCTTGCAATACATGTCCAGATATCATACCACCGAGGAAGGTCCAAcacattcaagtcaaaataagATCTTAGCTACGCCCGCTACAATTTTAGCGCAAATGAACTAAgctggaagagggagaggggggaaaGGGATAAGAGACAAGGAAATTAAGTCAGAAAGACCAAAGACGACAGTGAAAACCAGTGAACAGCAGACCTAAAGAAAGCTTCAAGTTGGAGGTCATAAAGAAAGTTATGAATACCTCTACCAAAGGAAATCCTACCACGAACCCTAAGGACGCACCAAGAACAATTACAACTATAATTAGACATAATAAACACAACCAAGTAAGACAAAGAGACGACTCAGACCCACATATAGAAAGGCACATAAAAGATGCTATCTTTATCAACCAGAATCGCGCACCAGCGTCTTGAGGGTCCGAGGGCTTGTCTCGCTTGAGGGCGCTCTTGAGGATGGGCGCCGGAGCCGGCGGCGGGGGCGAATCCCTCTTGGAAGAGGAGGCCGCAGGCTGCTCCGGGAGCTGCGGCGGGGACGCCGTAGAGGGAGGAGGCAAGCCCTGGAACAGGTCGTCCGCCATTGATAGAGAGATTGGGGGAGAAGCACGCGTGCGAAGCCCTCTATGAAAGCTAGTTTGTTCCTTTCAACATAATAATCCCCGTACTATGCAATATTTGTATACCTTCCtaacatttttatatttacatataagtcCCGTCCAATATGagatttgcatttttatttttatttttattttactgtaTTAGATGCTTGTATTGTTTtggataaattttcaaaaaaatcctaaatttcatttttttttccatagcaacccttttttttatcttttattttttaaaaataaaataaaattattatgacaTTCGTCCTATCGATCTTCGCTTATCTCATCGCCCTATCGATTATTGCTTTTGTCCCTCGCCTTCACCTCGTTCCGAGGTCTCGTCACCTTCATATTGTCCTCTTTTCCCTAACCTCGATGAAGGTGATTGTTAATAGTCATATAAAAATAGAGATTTTGTTACATCCTAAAATAACCATCATATAATTCTTATTCTCCAACATCTAATGCTTAGCATCGATGTGTTCGATCAAAAGATGAGTAAGCATCTTGTTGATATTTCAACTGGCATACTTCAACTCATCGAGACAAGCGAAGACGATCGAAGGAAGGGTCGCTTCATCGAGGACATTATTCTTGATGAGGAGTCTATAGTCATGGAAATTGAGATCTAACTTATTTGTGAGAGCGTTGAAGGTGCTCTACATCTGTGGTTTATCGATAAATGTGACAATATCATCGTAACATCAGTTATCTAATTCAATAACCTTGAAGCGGGTGACAATGACAAATTGAAGGAGCTTGCGGCATAATGCATACCCCCACAAAGTAAGAATGCCCGAAGAAATTGAAGAGATATGGTGTTATGTGCTTGAGTTTGGAAACGATGGACACCCACCAAATTCCTCAACCGACCTAGCCTTTTCGATGATCGACGAGACGAAtgttaatgataattttatttttttaaaaaaataaagacatTAAGTAGAAATAAAGTAAAAAGATATATTTTGCCCGAAAAAAGTGAAAActgaaagaaatatatttttaaaatttgctCTAATGTTTCTCAAATATGTATATTGATACTTGTACCTATATACACTAAAAGAATTACATTTGAATGAATACATATGtccgtatatatatgtatatatatgtttatttatatttaaatgaaTATGAATGTTCACATAAGGCGTTTGAACAGCTACTTGTCGACATCTTTGCGTCTATCTCGCTTCAAGAGGCGCGAAGAGACTTACAGGTCGCATTAAGATCCGTGCTTGATACTACGAACGGTGAGATTTCGATCCCTCTATGCCATATAAGTTCGACAATGCTTTTTTGTACATAAATACACATACACAAACGTTTTCATTTAACTTCTGTCGGTAATGCATCAATTGTCAAGATTCACGCTGTCATGATAGGGAACTCAGATCCTCTTTACGTCGCACATCCAAGGCGCTTCAAGATATGCGCAGTCTTGCAGGTTGCATCAAGATCCACGATATTCATCAAAACCGTAGAAAAGAAAGCATCGCTTGACACTACGAATGGTGAGATTTCGATCCCTATCGTATAAGTTCGACAATGCTTTTTTATACATAAATACACATACACAAACGTTTTCATTTAACTTCCGTCACGCATCAATTGTCAAGATTCACGCTATCATGATAGGGAACTCGGATCCTCTTTGCGCCGCACATCCAAGGCGCTTCAAGATACGCGCAGTCTTACAGGTTGCATCAAGATCCGCGATATTCATCAAAACCGTAGAAAAGAAAGCATCGTTCTCTCTCCCTCCCGATCCGACGCCGTGCGCAAAAGAAACCCGACGCCAGATTTGGGCTACGCGATCGGAGTAAGGTTGTTATGTTGCAGCCGATTCTTTCTCCTTATTTTGATGTGTTGATGGATCGATATGCTTTTGGATCGACGAACCGGCCTAGGGCTTCTGATTGTTGCTGAAAGATCCCAAGAGTTATCCTGCATTCTTCAATTTAATCTTGTTAGACAGTGTTACTTTATGCCGACAGGTACGGGAAAGATGTATCAGGATTTTATCAAGTTGTAATGATTCGATTGTGTTTCCGATTCATTTATATTCGTTGCTACAGATTTCTGTATTGGGTTTGATTTGATGTGCTCGTTAAATTCATTTTATCTAGTGGCTTAGATTGTATTATTTGTCGTACGATTATGTACATTAAATCCATCAATGCAACTGCACTGAAACTTAACAAAATTGACAGAGAAAAGAATTTTGAAGAAGGCAGAGGAAGTAGAAatttctaagttttttttttccttaagagAAGGTTAGTTCTGATCTTTCCCTTAC
The DNA window shown above is from Musa acuminata AAA Group cultivar baxijiao chromosome BXJ2-4, Cavendish_Baxijiao_AAA, whole genome shotgun sequence and carries:
- the LOC103980144 gene encoding uncharacterized protein LOC103980144, coding for MADDLFQGLPPPSTASPPQLPEQPAASSSKRDSPPPPAPAPILKSALKRDKPSDPQDAAPQKRLRFRTSVDATEAQVIEAMQKIASHIKNPAKFSKASKLAVQLIQAGSVKSGTSNQFFDILEAAMASPSVCNEPSLRMDYQALFSAVQDVAECFSKEQKNQLATWTLQAVVANDLYTDDSFVYSKAAGKIKDAISSLPHATVDDDKEEAAALALAENKAVGKDTAELGTTTSATLSETKIHVSDPFGLDVLLPSKSKKDERARGKDVTTSNQKEEEAEEPKRFIKSQREVLLLCLEIAARRYKVPWAQTVIDILVKHAFDNIDKFTARQRDAIEKLWASIREQHIRRKQGKSVTGKLDMNAFEYLQEKYAREKISIRHAVGGGGERRAEQWLG